The window TCGACGGTGGATGGGGCTGGGGCCGTGGAGGTGGAGGGCGCGCCGGTGGGCCGGGGTGCCGTAGCCCTTGTGCCGGGCGAAGCCGTAGGCCGGGTAGAGCCGATCCACCTCCACCATCCATCGATCCCGCGTCACCTTGGCCACAATGGAGGCGGCCGCCACCGAGAGGCAGCGCGCGTCCGCCCGCACCAGAACCCGTTGCGGGAGCGAGACCGGCAGGGTCAGGGCGTCCACGATCAGAGCCTCCGCGGGGATCGGAAGAGCCCGCAGCGCCCGCTCCATCGCCAGGCGGGTGGCCGGGACGATGCCCAGGGCGTCGATCTCCTCCGGCCCGGCCATCCCCACCCCCACCGCGAGGGCCACCCGCAGGATCTCCGGCAAGAGCGCCTCTCGCTCCGCCGGGGTCAGCATCTTGGAGTCCCGCACCGCGGCCAGCGTCGCGCGCAACCGCGCCGGCTCCGGCGGGAGGATCACCGCGGCGGCCACCACCGGCCCCGCCCACGCGCCCCGGCCCGCCTCATCCAAGCCGGCGACCCTTCGATAGCCCTGCCGCCAGAAGGCCCTCTCCTCAACCAGGGTCGGACGCGGAAGGGAGGCGGATTTCCGGCCGGGCATAGCGACCTTTCCAGGCATTCCAGCGGATCCGAAACAGATCGCGGAACATGTTCAGGCTGTCCCGGAACAGCCGGACCCGGCTCTCCGGGTTGAAATACCAGGTCACGGGGACCTCCACGATGCGATAGCCGCGCTGCCGCGCGATGAAGAGCACCTCCACGTCGAAGCTCATGCCGTCCAGCTGCTGGACCCGGAAGAGATCCTCCGCCACCTCGGCCCGGAACATCTTGAAGCCGCACTGGGTGTCCTGAAAGTCCGGGAGGGCCAGGAAGCGGACGATGGCATTGAAAACCCGTCCGATCACATGGCGATAGAGGGGCTCCCCGATGCGGCGGGCGCCGGGGGCCTCCCGGCTCCCGATGGCGATGTCGAAGCCGTCCAGCTGCGGGGGGAGGAACTTCACCACCTCCTCGATGGGCGTGGAGAGGTCGGCATCGCAGATATAGCGATAACGGCCCCGGGCGGCCAGCATCCCCCGGCGGACGGCCAGGCCCTTCCCCCGGCGGGGCTCCCGGATCAGGCGGACGTAAGGGTGATCCCGGGCGAAGGCCTCGGCGATCTCCGCCGTGCGATCCGTGCTGCCGTTCTCCACGACGATCACCTCGGCGGAGCGGTCCCACATCCGCAGGAAACGATCGATCTGCTCCAGGGCCGCCGGGAGCCGGCGCTCCTCGTTGTGGGCGGGGATGATGATCGAAAGAAAGGGCTCGCTCATCCGACCTCTCCCTTCAGGCGCTCCATGAATGATCCGTGCGCCACCTCGGGCTGGATCTCGCCGGGAGCCCAGGATACCACAGGGGGGATCGGAGGCGCAATGAAGAGGATGGGACCTCAGGAGAGGGCGGCGCGCGC is drawn from Thermoflexus hugenholtzii and contains these coding sequences:
- a CDS encoding ribonuclease HII, with product MPGRKSASLPRPTLVEERAFWRQGYRRVAGLDEAGRGAWAGPVVAAAVILPPEPARLRATLAAVRDSKMLTPAEREALLPEILRVALAVGVGMAGPEEIDALGIVPATRLAMERALRALPIPAEALIVDALTLPVSLPQRVLVRADARCLSVAAASIVAKVTRDRWMVEVDRLYPAYGFARHKGYGTPAHRRALHLHGPSPIHRRTFAPVQGLLFREGEESSFCGDIRGG
- a CDS encoding dolichyl-phosphate beta-glucosyltransferase, whose protein sequence is MSEPFLSIIIPAHNEERRLPAALEQIDRFLRMWDRSAEVIVVENGSTDRTAEIAEAFARDHPYVRLIREPRRGKGLAVRRGMLAARGRYRYICDADLSTPIEEVVKFLPPQLDGFDIAIGSREAPGARRIGEPLYRHVIGRVFNAIVRFLALPDFQDTQCGFKMFRAEVAEDLFRVQQLDGMSFDVEVLFIARQRGYRIVEVPVTWYFNPESRVRLFRDSLNMFRDLFRIRWNAWKGRYARPEIRLPSASDPG